The genomic DNA TGCTCCCTTCTGTTCTGACGGGCCCCTCCGATACTGCCCAGAAGATTTCGGACCCGCTCCTTCTCCTTTTTGAACTCTTCCAGTTCGCGCATGAGTTCCGCTTCTTTTTCAGTCAGTTCCTCATCGTTAACAGACATAAATCTCTCCCCGTATTTGGTTTAACGCCTCTATCTTAACATTGACCTTTACATATGAGAAGCGTTATATATAGGTCTATGGAATTACTGGCCCCTGCGGGAAATATAGAGAAACTTAAATACGTTTATCAGTACGGCGCCGACGCGGCGTACATCGGAATAAAAAACTTTTCACTCCGCGCCAAAGCGGACAACTTCGGACGTGATGAAGCCTCCTACATGAGAGAGATCAAGGGAGACAAGAAGCTTTACTGCGCCCTGAATATCTTTTTTCATCACGATGATTTAAGAAAACTGGAAAAAGAGATAGATCAGTTCGCTGACTATCCCTTCGATGCTTTTATAATAAGCGATATCGGGATTCTGCCTCTTCTGAAAAAGCACTTCCCCGACAGAGAACTGCATCTGTCGACTCAGGCTAATTGCGTCAATGGCGAAGCGGCGAAAATATACCGGGATCTGGGTTTCTCCCGTGTCATCCTGGGACGGGAAACACCGTTGAAAGACATCAGGGATATAAAAGAAACTGTACCGGAACTGGAACTGGAGACTTTTGTGCACGGCGCCATGTGCATGGCCTATTCGGGACGCTGTTTCCTGAGCAAAATGATGACTGACCGCTCGGCCAATCAGGGCTCCTGCGCTCACTCCTGCCGCTGGACCTACAGGGTGCTGGAGGAAAGAGAGAGACCCGGTGAGTACTACCCCGTTGAAGAAGGGGACAATTACACGACGATCATGTCATCAAAAGACCTCTGCATGATCGACTACATCCAGGAGCTTAAGGATGCGGGGATCGATTCGCTGAAAATTGAAGGACGGATGAAGTCCATCTATTATGCGGCCGTGGTTACCCGGGCCTATAGAAAAATGATCGACAGCAAAATGGGAAAAAAGATTCCGGACCTGGAAGGATTCAGAGAGGAGCTTTTCAAAGTCAGCCACAGGGAGTTTACGACCGGTTTCTATTTCGGCAAAGATGATGTAGAGGAATCAACCACCAAAATGTATGAGAGGCAGTTTGCTTTTCTCGGTTCCGTAGGAGAAAAACAGGAAGACGGATCCTGGTCCATCGATGTGAAGAATCAGATCCGGCAGGAAGATGAACTGGAGTTTATAGGACCGGATCTACTTTATGTCAAATGTGAAAAATTTCAGATATTTGATGAAAAAGGCGAAAAAGTCGACAAAGCTGACCACGGGAAAATATATACCTTAAAAACTGACACACCTCTTGAAGAGGGCTTTATAATAAGAAAGAAGTCAGCAAAACCTGACTATTACGCCCCCTGATTAAAAGCCGGCCTGAAACATGAAAAAGTCTATCTCTATACTGTTTCGGGCAGGCTTATCATACCTTATCAGTAATAGTATCTATTTATATGGTAGGATTTTACAGGTATAACTTTAGTTCTACTAAAAATACTATAAAAAAATAAATAAAATTTGACAGCCAAATTTCAGCTTCTTAGACTTATGGGATAGCAATCAAAAAAGGAAGGATTTTATTCACATGGGTAAGAAGCTCTACGTAGGTAACATTAACTATAGGACGTCGGCTGAAGCTCTGGAATCCGTATTTTCCGAATTCGGAACAGTCGAATCGATCAGTATGGTCAGCGATAAATATACAGGTAAATTCCGAGGGTTTTCATTTGTAAAAATGGCCAGTGAAGTCGAAGCTAAAACTGCCATGGAAAACATAGACAGTCAGGAACTTGACGGACGCCAGCTCAGGGTCAGCATGGCCATTGAAAAAGGTCCGAAAAAAAATCGCGAAGGCCAGAATTTGTAGATTTTCATTTTTCTATTTTTTTTCAAAATAATCTTGCATGTTATTTTGCAAGTATGCTATAGTCAGTCTCGTAATAAAACGGGCTGTAGCGCAGGGGTTTAGCGTACATGTCTGGGGGACATGGGGTCGGTGGTTCAAATCCACTCAGCCCGACTCTTAAAGCTTTATAGAGCAAGGAAATATTTTCTTGATCTATAGAGCTTTTTTTTTGTGTTAGTGAAATTGTTAGTGAAACCTTTTTGCGCTTGCGCAAGCCGGCTCCTTAGAAATCAGGAAAACCTATGGTATTCTGACGAGGAGA from Spirochaeta isovalerica includes the following:
- a CDS encoding peptidase U32 family protein; the protein is MELLAPAGNIEKLKYVYQYGADAAYIGIKNFSLRAKADNFGRDEASYMREIKGDKKLYCALNIFFHHDDLRKLEKEIDQFADYPFDAFIISDIGILPLLKKHFPDRELHLSTQANCVNGEAAKIYRDLGFSRVILGRETPLKDIRDIKETVPELELETFVHGAMCMAYSGRCFLSKMMTDRSANQGSCAHSCRWTYRVLEERERPGEYYPVEEGDNYTTIMSSKDLCMIDYIQELKDAGIDSLKIEGRMKSIYYAAVVTRAYRKMIDSKMGKKIPDLEGFREELFKVSHREFTTGFYFGKDDVEESTTKMYERQFAFLGSVGEKQEDGSWSIDVKNQIRQEDELEFIGPDLLYVKCEKFQIFDEKGEKVDKADHGKIYTLKTDTPLEEGFIIRKKSAKPDYYAP
- a CDS encoding RNA recognition motif domain-containing protein; this encodes MGKKLYVGNINYRTSAEALESVFSEFGTVESISMVSDKYTGKFRGFSFVKMASEVEAKTAMENIDSQELDGRQLRVSMAIEKGPKKNREGQNL